Proteins encoded within one genomic window of Ottowia sp. SB7-C50:
- the gorA gene encoding glutathione-disulfide reductase has protein sequence MNPRQTHDFDLFVIGGGSGGVRAARMAATRGVRVGMVESGRMGGTCVNVGCIPKKLYSYAAHYAEAFVEARGFGWELAHAPSLDWPTLKANRAREIERLNGIYDGLMVNAGVQRLQGRGRIVDAHTVEVTAEDGATTRHSARHILIATGGKPHVPGIEGRELVVTSDDMFDLPTLPRRLVVVGGGYIGCEMASIFHGLGAQTTLLYRGEQILRGFDDEVRNFTADEMRKAGVDVRVHCDVARIEAGDGGVRRLLLSDGTPLEADVVLYATGRQPNVEGLGLAEVGVKQADNGAVQVNAHFATHVRSIHALGDVVGRLELTPVALAEAMALVDHLFGPAPGKPVRTMDYDTIPTAVFTHPPVGTVGLTEAQARQKFDAIRVFRGDFKPLKHTLSGRSERTLVKLIVDAASDRVVGLHMVGADAGEIVQGFAVALKCGATKAQFDATIGIHPTSAEEFVTLREVART, from the coding sequence ATGAACCCACGGCAGACTCACGACTTCGATCTTTTTGTCATTGGCGGCGGCTCCGGCGGCGTGCGGGCGGCGCGCATGGCGGCCACGCGCGGCGTGCGCGTCGGCATGGTTGAAAGCGGGCGCATGGGCGGCACCTGCGTCAACGTCGGCTGCATCCCCAAGAAGCTCTACAGCTACGCCGCGCATTACGCCGAAGCCTTTGTCGAAGCGCGCGGCTTCGGCTGGGAACTGGCGCACGCGCCCTCGCTCGACTGGCCCACGCTGAAGGCGAACCGCGCGCGCGAGATCGAGCGGCTGAACGGCATCTACGACGGCCTGATGGTCAACGCCGGCGTGCAGCGCCTGCAGGGCCGCGGGCGCATCGTGGACGCCCACACGGTGGAGGTGACGGCCGAAGACGGCGCCACCACGCGCCACAGCGCGCGCCACATCCTGATCGCCACCGGCGGCAAGCCACACGTGCCGGGCATCGAGGGGCGCGAGCTCGTCGTCACGTCCGACGACATGTTCGACCTGCCCACGCTGCCCCGGCGGCTGGTGGTGGTGGGCGGCGGCTACATCGGCTGCGAGATGGCCAGCATCTTCCACGGCCTGGGCGCGCAGACCACGCTGCTGTACCGCGGCGAGCAGATCCTGCGCGGCTTCGACGACGAGGTGCGCAACTTCACGGCCGACGAAATGCGCAAGGCCGGCGTCGACGTGCGCGTGCACTGCGACGTGGCGCGCATCGAAGCCGGCGATGGCGGTGTCCGCCGCCTGCTGCTGAGCGACGGCACGCCGCTCGAAGCCGACGTGGTGCTGTACGCCACCGGCCGCCAGCCCAACGTCGAAGGGCTGGGGCTGGCCGAGGTGGGCGTCAAGCAGGCCGACAACGGCGCCGTGCAGGTCAACGCCCACTTCGCCACCCACGTGCGCAGCATCCACGCGCTGGGCGACGTGGTGGGCCGGCTGGAGCTGACGCCCGTCGCGCTGGCCGAGGCCATGGCGCTGGTCGACCACCTGTTCGGCCCCGCGCCCGGCAAGCCGGTGCGCACCATGGATTACGACACCATCCCCACCGCCGTGTTCACCCACCCGCCCGTGGGCACCGTGGGCCTGACCGAAGCGCAGGCGCGCCAGAAGTTCGACGCCATCCGTGTGTTCCGCGGCGACTTCAAGCCGCTGAAGCACACGCTGTCCGGCCGCAGCGAACGCACGCTGGTCAAGCTCATCGTCGACGCCGCCAGCGACCGCGTGGTCGGCCTGCACATGGTCGGCGCCGACGCCGGCGAGATCGTGCAGGGCTTTGCCGTGGCGCTGAAGTGCGGCGCCACCAAGGCCCAGTTCGACGCCACCATCGGCATCCACCCCACCAGCGCCGAAGAATTCGTGACGCTGCGCGAGGTGGCGCGGACCTGA
- a CDS encoding DedA family protein, whose product MDTLWQFVTQYGYWAVVLGGLVEGETLLILAGFAARLGHLDLPAVMAVGALMGALSDVLLFSVGRWRGPQVLARWPQVLRYRERFNRLVARWGMLVVIGMRFMYGMRWAGPILLGMSDMPWPRFLAFNLVGASLWGFLAAGAGWMFGAAAQAMLADLHEVQGWVLGALVALALGLAAWRGWRGRVRRAAEGNEERNSGA is encoded by the coding sequence ATGGATACCCTTTGGCAATTTGTGACGCAGTACGGCTACTGGGCGGTGGTGCTTGGCGGCCTGGTGGAAGGCGAGACGCTGTTGATCCTGGCCGGCTTTGCGGCGCGGCTGGGCCACCTGGACCTGCCGGCAGTGATGGCGGTCGGCGCGTTAATGGGCGCGTTGAGCGACGTGCTGCTGTTCAGCGTGGGGCGCTGGCGCGGGCCGCAGGTGCTGGCGCGCTGGCCGCAGGTGCTGCGCTACCGCGAGCGATTCAACCGGCTGGTGGCGCGCTGGGGCATGCTGGTGGTGATCGGCATGCGCTTCATGTACGGCATGCGTTGGGCGGGGCCGATCCTGCTGGGCATGTCCGACATGCCGTGGCCGCGCTTTCTGGCCTTCAACCTGGTGGGCGCGTCGCTGTGGGGTTTTCTGGCCGCGGGCGCCGGCTGGATGTTCGGCGCCGCCGCCCAGGCCATGCTGGCCGACCTGCACGAGGTTCAGGGCTGGGTGCTGGGTGCGCTGGTGGCGCTGGCGCTGGGCCTGGCGGCGTGGCGCGGCTGGCGGGGGCGTGTGCGGCGCGCGGCCGAAGGGAATGAGGAGCGGAATTCGGGCGCTTGA
- a CDS encoding alpha-hydroxy acid oxidase has product MTDLSKICCIEDLRLLAKQRVPRMFYDYADSGSWTESTYRANQDDFQKILLRQRVAVNMEGRSTATTMIGQPVSMPVAIAPTGLTGMQHADGEIAAARAARKFGIPFTLSTMSICSIEDVAEHAGKGFWFQLYVMRDRDFIERLIDRAKAAGCGALVITLDLQILGQRHKDIRNGLSTPPKPTLANLINLATKPRWIMGMAGTPRRKFGNIHGHVKGVSDMSNLGAWTADQFDPSLNWGDVEWIKKRWGGKIIIKGIMEPEDARLAVDSGADALIVSNHGGRQLDGAPSAIAALPAIVDAVGSQIEVHMDSGIRSGQDVLKAWALGARGTYIGRAFLWGLGAAGEAGVTKALQIIHKELDLTMAFCGHTRIETVDTSIFRAGTYPVA; this is encoded by the coding sequence ATGACCGACCTTTCCAAGATCTGCTGCATCGAAGACCTGCGCCTGCTGGCCAAGCAACGCGTGCCGCGCATGTTCTACGACTACGCCGACAGCGGCAGCTGGACCGAGAGCACCTACCGCGCCAACCAGGACGACTTCCAGAAAATCCTGCTGCGCCAGCGCGTGGCCGTCAACATGGAAGGCCGCAGCACCGCCACCACCATGATCGGCCAGCCGGTCAGCATGCCCGTGGCCATTGCGCCCACGGGCCTGACCGGCATGCAGCACGCCGACGGTGAGATCGCCGCCGCGCGCGCCGCGCGCAAGTTCGGCATCCCGTTCACCCTGTCGACCATGAGCATCTGCTCGATCGAAGACGTGGCCGAACACGCCGGCAAGGGCTTCTGGTTTCAGCTGTACGTGATGCGCGACCGCGACTTCATCGAGCGCCTGATCGACCGCGCCAAGGCCGCCGGCTGCGGCGCGCTGGTCATCACGCTGGACCTGCAGATCCTGGGCCAGCGCCACAAGGACATCCGCAACGGCCTGTCCACCCCGCCCAAACCCACGCTGGCCAACCTGATCAACCTGGCTACCAAGCCGCGCTGGATCATGGGCATGGCCGGCACGCCGCGCCGCAAGTTCGGCAACATCCACGGCCACGTCAAGGGCGTCAGCGACATGAGCAACCTGGGCGCCTGGACGGCCGACCAGTTTGACCCCAGCCTGAACTGGGGCGACGTCGAATGGATCAAGAAGCGCTGGGGCGGCAAGATCATCATCAAGGGCATCATGGAGCCCGAAGACGCCCGCCTGGCCGTCGACAGCGGCGCCGACGCGCTGATCGTCAGCAACCACGGCGGCCGCCAGCTGGACGGCGCGCCCTCCGCCATCGCCGCCCTGCCCGCCATCGTCGACGCCGTGGGCAGTCAGATCGAAGTCCACATGGACAGCGGCATCCGCAGCGGCCAGGACGTGCTCAAAGCCTGGGCCCTTGGCGCCCGCGGCACCTACATCGGCCGCGCCTTCCTGTGGGGCCTGGGCGCCGCGGGCGAAGCCGGCGTGACCAAGGCGCTGCAGATCATCCACAAGGAACTCGACCTGACCATGGCGTTCTGCGGGCACACGCGGATCGAGACGGTGGATACGAGCATTTTCAGGGCGGGGACTTATCCGGTGGCGTAG
- a CDS encoding isoprenylcysteine carboxylmethyltransferase family protein has translation MPASPKPPSRWYEHKIPPPVIDFAVGALMWALARGVPSAQLWPAQPWSVTTVVGLSIALAGGGFALAGALAFRRARTTVNPLSPHRASALVTNGIYRFTRNPMYLGMLLVLAGWAVYLGNAVAFVGLPLFVAVLNALQIKPEERILRERFGEHFTRYAGRVRRWM, from the coding sequence ATGCCCGCCAGCCCCAAGCCCCCATCCCGCTGGTACGAACACAAGATCCCGCCGCCGGTGATCGACTTCGCCGTCGGCGCGCTCATGTGGGCGCTGGCGCGCGGCGTGCCGTCGGCGCAACTCTGGCCCGCGCAACCGTGGTCCGTCACCACGGTGGTGGGCCTGTCCATCGCCCTGGCCGGCGGCGGGTTCGCGCTGGCCGGCGCGCTGGCCTTCCGCCGCGCCCGCACCACCGTCAACCCCCTGTCGCCCCACCGCGCCAGCGCCCTGGTCACCAACGGCATCTACCGCTTCACCCGAAACCCTATGTACCTGGGCATGCTGCTGGTGCTGGCGGGATGGGCGGTGTACCTGGGCAACGCCGTCGCGTTCGTCGGACTGCCGCTGTTTGTCGCAGTACTGAACGCCCTGCAGATCAAGCCCGAGGAGCGCATCCTGCGGGAGCGCTTTGGGGAGCATTTCACGCGCTATGCGGGGCGCGTGCGGCGGTGGATGTGA
- a CDS encoding DUF349 domain-containing protein: MVQREAALLLAQRIELLSTKPLADAQAQQAGLQTDVEQWRGHAAQLLADPQWPSVDARHAPQLESAQGQLTAVWDAFGAVLAQATAAAQDPAAPLPPVPVWADELRAARGEAPAAAAEAAKPARPKVDPEQRAAAQKAVETGAMLLEQAVAAGHTKNMNSATQALRQSLKAHGRLIDDALEARVHAALVSAGELEGWQRWSADKLREQLVARAEALLVRRKVKGAPAPSPRDAAADVAENARANEAAATEQAGVIDAAAAAPAPTADALAQNAEANEATAATEQAGAMQAAVAEDAIKSEAADADAAGAEAQKDAPSADESATPANAQANEPTAVTEQIGAAPAAAAARAAPADDDGELVPAMGGRKLQETIRKLREEWKTADQGGAPNHALWKRFDRAVNAAHKHVDEWLAKVRAEAAEHRAQRLALIEEVKAFGIAAQAHTGEGTDWKAINRRIHQFSDRWRNAGHLSEKQFAELQPQWKEAIHTAAQPLEAAQKQSTARRQALIQEAEALGAAPQLRIDAVRALQQRWQAEAQAVPLDRKHEQKLWDAFRKPIDEAFNRKSAEREQHAAAMSAHDRAVLEAAKALEAANASGDAQQIRAAMAQLEAATRGQAAAAAAPAPASAEKPAAAPADTAPAATETEASPAPEGEGGDADAAESAAPAPAPKPAKPLIAMRGDDRPGAKRAEPAPAGRGGKFGDRPGGRPGGRDARGGPGGDRGGRFGDRPGGGRFGDRPPRDDREPRGPRLGDAAFRAQRDAVEAAQAQLRKLAAQAHGETLTQLLGAWADRQPDQLPSAQDLGRGVSGGTRGAWAQALQAAPQGSANESLLRLEMAAEVPTPAEHLDARRALQLQLLTRRNDPAPADTWAQDAGKVLATAHDEVTARRLQNALKVLMRK; the protein is encoded by the coding sequence ATGGTGCAGCGCGAAGCCGCGCTGCTGCTGGCCCAGCGCATCGAATTGCTGTCCACCAAGCCGCTGGCCGACGCCCAGGCCCAGCAGGCCGGCCTGCAGACCGACGTCGAGCAGTGGCGCGGCCACGCCGCGCAGCTTCTGGCCGACCCGCAATGGCCCAGCGTTGACGCGCGCCACGCGCCGCAGCTGGAGTCGGCGCAAGGCCAGCTGACCGCCGTGTGGGACGCCTTTGGCGCCGTGCTGGCGCAGGCCACCGCCGCCGCGCAGGACCCCGCCGCGCCGCTGCCGCCAGTGCCCGTGTGGGCCGACGAGCTGCGCGCCGCGCGCGGTGAAGCGCCCGCCGCCGCCGCCGAGGCCGCCAAGCCCGCGCGCCCCAAGGTCGACCCCGAACAGCGCGCCGCCGCGCAGAAGGCCGTCGAAACCGGCGCCATGCTGCTGGAGCAGGCCGTCGCCGCCGGCCACACCAAGAACATGAACAGCGCCACCCAGGCGCTGCGCCAGTCGCTCAAGGCCCACGGCCGGCTGATCGACGACGCGCTGGAAGCGCGCGTGCACGCCGCGCTGGTCAGCGCCGGCGAACTCGAAGGCTGGCAGCGCTGGAGCGCCGACAAGCTGCGCGAGCAACTGGTGGCCCGTGCCGAAGCGCTGCTGGTGCGCCGCAAGGTCAAGGGCGCGCCTGCACCGTCGCCGCGTGACGCCGCGGCCGACGTGGCCGAGAACGCCCGCGCCAACGAAGCCGCCGCCACCGAACAGGCCGGCGTGATCGACGCGGCCGCGGCCGCGCCCGCGCCAACGGCCGACGCCCTGGCCCAGAACGCCGAGGCCAACGAAGCCACCGCCGCCACCGAACAGGCTGGCGCGATGCAGGCCGCCGTAGCCGAAGACGCTATCAAATCAGAAGCTGCCGACGCAGATGCAGCGGGCGCTGAAGCCCAAAAAGACGCTCCGTCCGCCGACGAAAGCGCCACGCCCGCCAACGCCCAGGCCAACGAACCCACCGCCGTCACCGAACAGATCGGCGCCGCGCCGGCCGCCGCCGCCGCCCGCGCCGCCCCGGCCGACGACGACGGCGAACTGGTGCCCGCCATGGGCGGCCGCAAGCTGCAGGAAACCATCCGCAAGCTGCGCGAGGAATGGAAGACCGCCGACCAGGGCGGCGCGCCCAACCACGCGCTGTGGAAGCGCTTCGACCGCGCCGTCAACGCCGCGCACAAGCACGTCGACGAATGGCTGGCCAAGGTGCGCGCCGAAGCCGCCGAGCACCGCGCCCAGCGCCTGGCGCTGATCGAAGAGGTCAAGGCCTTTGGCATTGCAGCCCAGGCCCACACCGGCGAAGGCACCGACTGGAAGGCCATCAACCGCCGCATCCACCAGTTTTCCGACCGCTGGCGCAACGCCGGCCACCTGTCTGAAAAGCAGTTTGCCGAATTGCAGCCGCAGTGGAAGGAAGCCATCCACACCGCCGCGCAGCCGCTGGAAGCCGCGCAGAAGCAAAGCACCGCGCGCCGCCAGGCGCTGATCCAGGAAGCCGAAGCGCTGGGCGCCGCGCCGCAACTGCGCATCGACGCCGTGCGCGCCCTGCAGCAACGCTGGCAGGCCGAGGCGCAGGCCGTGCCGCTCGACCGCAAGCACGAACAGAAACTGTGGGACGCCTTCCGCAAGCCCATCGACGAAGCCTTCAACCGCAAGAGCGCCGAGCGCGAACAGCACGCCGCCGCCATGAGCGCGCACGACCGCGCCGTGCTCGAAGCCGCCAAGGCGCTGGAAGCCGCCAACGCCAGCGGCGACGCGCAGCAGATCCGCGCCGCCATGGCGCAGCTGGAAGCCGCCACGCGCGGTCAGGCCGCCGCTGCCGCCGCGCCCGCACCGGCATCGGCCGAAAAACCCGCTGCAGCGCCCGCCGATACGGCGCCGGCCGCTACTGAAACCGAAGCAAGCCCGGCGCCCGAAGGCGAAGGCGGTGACGCCGATGCCGCCGAATCGGCCGCCCCGGCCCCGGCGCCCAAGCCCGCCAAACCCCTCATCGCGATGCGTGGCGACGACCGGCCCGGCGCCAAGCGCGCCGAACCCGCGCCCGCCGGCCGCGGCGGCAAGTTCGGCGACCGGCCGGGCGGTCGCCCCGGTGGCCGCGATGCACGCGGCGGCCCCGGCGGCGACCGCGGTGGCCGCTTCGGTGACCGCCCCGGCGGCGGCCGCTTTGGCGACCGTCCGCCGCGCGACGACCGCGAACCGCGCGGCCCACGCCTGGGCGACGCCGCCTTCCGCGCCCAGCGTGACGCCGTTGAAGCCGCCCAGGCCCAGCTACGCAAGCTGGCCGCGCAGGCCCACGGCGAAACGCTGACCCAACTGCTCGGCGCCTGGGCCGACCGCCAGCCCGACCAGCTGCCCAGCGCGCAAGATCTGGGCCGTGGCGTCAGCGGCGGCACCCGCGGCGCGTGGGCACAGGCCCTGCAGGCCGCCCCGCAAGGCAGCGCCAACGAATCGCTGCTGCGCCTCGAAATGGCCGCCGAAGTGCCCACCCCCGCCGAGCACCTCGACGCCCGCCGCGCCCTGCAACTGCAGTTGCTCACCCGCCGCAATGACCCCGCCCCCGCCGACACCTGGGCGCAAGACGCCGGCAAGGTGTTGGCGACGGCGCACGACGAAGTCACCGCGCGCCGGTTGCAGAACGCGCTGAAGGTGCTGATGCGCAAGTGA
- a CDS encoding DUF748 domain-containing protein, translating into MASPQRRWARRALYAVGGLAALWGVGWLAVPPLLKWQGEKIASEQLGRAVHIGRVDFKPWTLELTLDDVSVDGLPGAPAQLAVKRAYVDAELQSVLRLAPVIDAIRIESPAVRLSHLGDGRYDIDDILARLAARPATPDNGEPARFALYNISLDGGSIDFDDRVVGRQHQVRDVRLALPFISNLPSERQIKVQPRLAFVANGTAFDSQAQALPFDASRQTDAVLRLSGLDLAPYLGYVPAGLPIKLQGGKVDADVRLGFVQSQGRPSLRLAGTLALQGLKSVDGRGADALAWDALKIALGDVRPLERQVHLASVELVGPQLVVHRDKDGRINLLPVDVNADASNSGASSAAGKGAEATLKPASGPASAASRAAAPVAAAAPWQVTVDKLALRGGTVDFTDDTTAQGEVPAARVRLNEVDLNAQTLGYPLARPVHFSGSAALVGTEGLTPPIPEIAQPRRAPRAAPPAAPSPLAAASAAAAPVRESVPSIEFQGHLGSQAAELNARIAGVPLALAGPYLAPHLVPHLTGDLDAHVGLQWAPAPVRDLAPEFKLAVETLALRQLMLADAPAAAVPAKGAATPRRAEGPLASIDRIDVADVLLDWRTRAVTVGKLGVQAPRVAVERRADGRLSPQDWLRPDSAAPAPDKAADAKPRPRSGPRTDFPWKVVLNEFGLTGGTVGWRDAATPRPVQAELTQLQVHAQRIDLDSRTPMPVNLSARLGAGRTDPGRVAWRGNVGLQPALSAQGQLEAERLPVHAFEPYFGDALNIDILRADTSFKGQLAFTQTAQGPRARVTGDASVHDLRTHSRPGTAADENTQTAASAAASPTSAPSVRRAADGTTVATAAAPARPVSASARGASSQAPIAPDAAAARRPGGLGEELLSWKLLRLAGLDVQLEPGKPTQVDVKDTALSDFYARLIIHPSGRINLQDVVKSKGGDAPAAAAAPAPVARAAPSTMPAAGESSGEGASASIASNAVATAPSAQNVTPADPNAPVIRFGPVRLANGRVAFSDRFIRPNYSADLTELNGSLGAFSSVAPAGAPQMAELNLTGRAEGTAALAVTGKLNPLAKPLALDIQAKVTDLELPPLSPYSVKYAGHGIERGKLSMDVAYVVQPDGRLTASNKLVLNQLEFGEPVPGAPASLPVKLATALLADSRGVIDLDLPISGSLNDPQFSVGPIIVKAIVNIIGKAITAPFTLLARALGGSAGDDMSSIAFAPGSAQLQPKAREQLDKIAKALADRPQLKLTVVGSARLAAERDGYRRERLKAMVAAERRAGGAATGPGGAASAPAASASDAAPATAVADAAPDAQATVSAAEYPQLLRRLYRRADLAGKPRNAVGVQRDIGVPEMESLLMAQIDVGEDAMRQLALARGVAVKDYLAARKLPAERLFLGAPRAGDAASVPADAASGAAPAAWSPRAELTLAAR; encoded by the coding sequence GTGGCTTCGCCCCAACGCCGTTGGGCGCGCCGTGCGCTGTACGCCGTGGGCGGACTGGCGGCGCTGTGGGGCGTGGGCTGGCTGGCGGTGCCGCCGCTGCTCAAATGGCAGGGCGAGAAGATCGCGAGCGAACAGCTGGGCCGCGCCGTGCACATCGGCCGGGTGGACTTCAAGCCCTGGACGCTGGAACTCACGCTCGACGACGTGTCGGTCGACGGCCTGCCCGGCGCGCCGGCGCAACTGGCGGTCAAGCGCGCCTATGTCGACGCCGAACTGCAGTCGGTGCTGCGCCTGGCGCCGGTGATCGACGCCATCCGCATCGAATCGCCCGCCGTGCGCCTGTCGCACCTGGGCGACGGGCGCTACGACATCGACGACATCCTGGCCCGGCTGGCGGCCCGCCCGGCCACGCCCGACAACGGCGAGCCGGCGCGCTTTGCGCTCTACAACATCAGCCTGGACGGCGGCAGCATCGACTTCGACGACCGTGTGGTCGGGCGCCAGCACCAAGTGCGAGATGTGCGGCTGGCGCTGCCTTTCATCAGCAACCTGCCGTCCGAACGCCAGATCAAGGTGCAGCCGCGCCTGGCCTTCGTCGCCAACGGCACCGCGTTCGACTCGCAGGCGCAGGCGCTGCCGTTCGACGCCTCGCGCCAGACCGACGCCGTGCTGCGCCTGTCGGGGCTGGATCTGGCGCCCTACCTGGGCTATGTGCCGGCGGGCCTGCCGATCAAGCTGCAGGGCGGCAAGGTGGACGCCGACGTGCGCCTCGGCTTTGTGCAGTCGCAGGGTCGGCCGTCGCTGCGGCTGGCCGGCACGCTGGCGCTGCAGGGGCTGAAGTCGGTGGACGGCCGCGGCGCCGACGCGCTGGCGTGGGACGCGCTGAAGATCGCCCTGGGCGACGTGCGCCCGCTGGAGCGCCAGGTGCACCTGGCCTCGGTCGAACTGGTCGGTCCGCAACTGGTGGTGCACCGCGACAAGGACGGTCGCATCAACCTGCTGCCGGTCGACGTCAACGCCGATGCTTCCAATTCAGGAGCATCCAGCGCAGCAGGGAAGGGCGCTGAAGCTACATTGAAGCCTGCATCGGGGCCCGCGTCAGCGGCCTCGCGCGCCGCTGCGCCGGTGGCGGCCGCTGCGCCGTGGCAGGTCACGGTGGACAAGCTGGCGCTGCGCGGCGGCACGGTGGACTTCACCGACGACACGACGGCGCAGGGCGAAGTGCCGGCGGCCCGCGTGCGGCTGAACGAAGTCGACCTGAACGCGCAGACCCTGGGCTACCCGCTGGCCAGGCCGGTGCATTTTTCCGGCTCGGCCGCGCTGGTCGGCACCGAAGGGCTGACGCCGCCCATTCCCGAAATCGCGCAGCCGCGCCGGGCGCCCCGCGCCGCCCCACCTGCCGCGCCATCGCCGCTGGCCGCTGCGTCGGCCGCCGCTGCGCCGGTGCGCGAGTCGGTGCCGTCGATCGAATTCCAGGGCCACCTGGGCAGCCAGGCGGCCGAGCTGAACGCCCGCATCGCCGGCGTGCCGCTGGCGCTGGCCGGGCCTTACCTGGCGCCGCACCTGGTGCCGCACCTGACGGGCGACCTGGACGCGCACGTCGGCCTGCAGTGGGCGCCGGCGCCCGTGCGCGACCTGGCGCCCGAATTCAAGCTGGCCGTCGAAACGCTGGCGCTGCGGCAGCTGATGCTCGCCGACGCGCCGGCCGCCGCCGTGCCCGCCAAGGGCGCGGCCACCCCGCGCCGTGCCGAAGGGCCGCTGGCCAGCATCGACCGCATCGACGTGGCCGACGTGCTGCTCGACTGGCGCACGCGCGCCGTCACCGTGGGCAAGCTGGGCGTGCAGGCGCCGCGCGTGGCGGTCGAGCGCCGCGCCGACGGCCGCCTGAGCCCGCAGGACTGGCTGCGCCCCGACAGCGCCGCGCCCGCGCCCGACAAGGCCGCCGACGCGAAACCGCGCCCGCGCAGCGGCCCGCGCACCGACTTTCCGTGGAAGGTGGTGCTGAACGAATTCGGCCTGACCGGCGGCACCGTCGGCTGGCGCGACGCCGCCACGCCGCGCCCGGTGCAGGCCGAGCTGACGCAACTGCAGGTCCATGCCCAGCGCATCGACCTGGACAGCCGCACGCCGATGCCGGTCAACCTGTCGGCGCGCCTGGGCGCCGGCCGCACGGACCCGGGCCGCGTGGCCTGGCGCGGCAACGTCGGCTTGCAGCCCGCGCTGTCCGCCCAGGGCCAGCTGGAGGCCGAGCGCCTGCCGGTGCACGCGTTCGAGCCCTACTTTGGCGACGCGCTCAACATCGACATCCTGCGCGCCGACACCAGCTTCAAGGGGCAACTGGCCTTTACACAGACCGCGCAGGGCCCGCGCGCCCGCGTCACCGGCGACGCCAGCGTGCACGACCTGCGCACCCACAGCCGCCCCGGCACCGCGGCCGACGAAAACACGCAGACGGCGGCGTCGGCCGCTGCCAGCCCCACGTCCGCGCCCAGCGTGCGCCGCGCGGCCGACGGCACCACCGTGGCCACCGCCGCCGCGCCCGCGCGCCCGGTGTCCGCCAGCGCGCGCGGCGCCAGCTCGCAGGCGCCCATCGCGCCCGACGCCGCCGCGGCGCGCCGCCCCGGCGGCCTGGGCGAAGAACTGCTGAGCTGGAAGCTGCTGCGCCTGGCCGGGCTGGACGTGCAGCTGGAGCCGGGCAAGCCCACGCAGGTCGACGTGAAGGACACCGCGCTGTCGGACTTCTATGCGCGGCTCATCATCCACCCCAGCGGGCGCATCAACCTGCAGGACGTGGTCAAGTCCAAGGGCGGCGATGCGCCGGCCGCCGCTGCCGCGCCCGCGCCGGTGGCCCGCGCAGCGCCATCCACCATGCCCGCCGCGGGCGAATCGAGCGGCGAGGGCGCTTCTGCTTCGATAGCAAGCAACGCCGTGGCCACAGCGCCCAGCGCCCAAAACGTTACCCCCGCCGACCCCAACGCACCCGTCATCCGCTTCGGCCCGGTGCGGCTGGCCAACGGGCGCGTGGCGTTTTCCGACCGCTTCATCCGCCCCAACTATTCGGCCGACCTGACCGAGCTGAACGGCAGCTTGGGTGCGTTCAGCTCCGTCGCCCCGGCCGGCGCACCGCAGATGGCCGAGCTCAACCTGACCGGCCGCGCCGAAGGCACCGCCGCGCTGGCCGTCACCGGCAAGCTCAACCCGCTGGCCAAGCCGCTGGCACTCGACATCCAGGCCAAGGTGACCGATCTGGAACTGCCGCCGCTGTCGCCCTATTCGGTGAAGTACGCCGGCCACGGCATCGAGCGCGGCAAGCTCAGCATGGACGTGGCCTACGTCGTGCAGCCCGACGGCCGCCTGACGGCCAGCAACAAGCTGGTGCTGAACCAGCTCGAATTTGGCGAGCCGGTGCCCGGCGCGCCGGCCAGCCTGCCGGTCAAGCTGGCCACCGCGCTGCTGGCCGACAGCCGCGGCGTGATCGACCTTGACCTGCCCATCAGCGGATCGCTGAACGACCCGCAGTTCTCGGTCGGCCCGATCATCGTCAAGGCCATCGTCAATATCATCGGCAAGGCCATCACCGCGCCTTTCACGCTGCTGGCGCGCGCGCTGGGCGGCAGCGCGGGCGACGACATGAGCAGCATCGCCTTCGCGCCCGGCAGCGCGCAGCTGCAGCCCAAGGCGCGCGAACAGCTCGACAAGATCGCCAAGGCGCTGGCCGACCGCCCGCAGCTCAAGCTGACGGTGGTGGGCAGCGCACGCCTGGCGGCCGAGCGCGACGGCTACCGGCGCGAGCGCCTGAAGGCCATGGTGGCGGCCGAGCGGCGCGCCGGTGGCGCGGCCACGGGGCCGGGCGGCGCTGCGTCGGCGCCAGCGGCCAGCGCGTCCGATGCGGCGCCCGCAACCGCCGTGGCCGACGCCGCGCCCGATGCGCAGGCCACCGTCTCCGCCGCCGAATACCCTCAACTGCTGCGCCGCCTGTACCGCCGCGCCGACCTGGCGGGCAAGCCGCGCAACGCCGTCGGCGTGCAGCGCGACATCGGCGTGCCCGAGATGGAATCGCTGCTGATGGCGCAGATCGACGTCGGCGAAGACGCCATGCGCCAGCTGGCGCTGGCGCGCGGCGTGGCGGTGAAGGACTACCTGGCGGCGCGCAAGCTGCCGGCCGAGCGCCTGTTCCTGGGCGCGCCGCGCGCCGGCGATGCCGCCAGCGTACCCGCCGACGCCGCCAGCGGCGCCGCGCCGGCCGCCTGGTCGCCGCGTGCCGAACTGACGCTGGCCGCGCGCTGA